One window of Triticum dicoccoides isolate Atlit2015 ecotype Zavitan chromosome 5A, WEW_v2.0, whole genome shotgun sequence genomic DNA carries:
- the LOC119301437 gene encoding ASC1-like protein 1, whose protein sequence is MAALVELFTRSLSSSTPVDWEAEAYPAYGDYAVLPILVAFFPALRFLLDRFVFEILARRLIFGKGYDKLAETDEKRKKINKFKESAWKFVYFLSAEVLSLSVTYNEPWFTNTRYFWVGPGEQLWPDQKMKLKLKAVYMYAAGFYTYSIFALLFWETRRKDFGVSMSHHVATVVLIVMSYICRLSRAGSVILAVHDASDIFLEIGKMAKYSSCEGLAVVAFLLFVASWILLRLIIFPFWILRSTSYEVAVILDKEKKEFYSSVYYYLFNSLLFSLLVLHIYWWVLIYRMLVKQIQSRGRVGDDVRSDSEGEEDHED, encoded by the exons ATGGCGGCGCTCGTGGAGCTCTTCACGAGATCCTTGTCGTCCTCGACGCCCGTGGACTGGGAGGCGGAGGCCTACCCGGCGTACGGCGACTACGCCGTTCTCCCCATCCTCGTCGCCTTCTTTCCCGCCCTGCGCTTCCTCCTCGACCGGTTCGTCTTTGAG ATATTAGCaagaagacttatatttggaaaaggATATGACAAGCTTGCTGAAACAGACGAAAAGAGAAAGAAAATCAATAAATTTAAGGAGTCGGCCTGGAAATTTGTTTATTTTCTTTCGGCAGAGGTCCTTTCATTATCTGTAACATACAATGAGCCATGGTTTACAAACACCAGATACTTCTGGGTAGGGCCTGGTGAGCAGCTCTGGCCTGATCAAAAGATGAA ACTGAAGCTTAAGGCTGTATACATGTATGCTGCTGGATTTTACACATATTCCATCTTTGCCCTTCTGTTCTGGGAAACAAGACGCAAGGATTTTGGAGTCTCGATGTCTCACCATGTGGCAACTGTTGTTCTGATTGTTATGTCCTACATTTGCAG ATTATCTCGTGCTGGCTCGGTCATTTTAGCCGTCCATGATGCGAGTGATATATTCCTAGAGATCGGAAAGATGGCCAAGTATAGTAGCTGTGAGGGGCTAGCTGTTGTAGCATTTCTACTTTTTGTGGCTTCTTGGATCCTTCTTCGGCTAATAATTTTCCCTTTCTGGATCCTGAGAAGCACAAG CTATGAAGTAGCTGTGATCCTTGACAAGGAGAAAAAAGAATTTTACAGCTCCGTATACTACTATCTTTTCAACAGTCTCCTGTTCTCACTTCTAGTCCTTCACATATATTGGTGGGTACTGATTTACCGAATGCTAGTCAAACAAATCCAATCCAGAGGACGTGTTGGTGACGATGTTCGATCCG ATTCTGAGGGTGAAGAAGACCACGAAGATTAA